CCCCCCCAATTCCCCATTACTGCGAGGCAGATACCTCCTCAAGGCAAGCTCGGCGGTTACCGATTTAGCCTTTGTGGGGTTCATTTTTGACATAACTGCGGCCACTTTGTTCCCACTCATCCGGGAAATGACATCCAAAAGGATCTTCATATCCAGTTGTTCAAAAATCTTGGCGGCATCCTTGGGTTTCATACTTTCGTAGATTTTAACCAGGCTCTTGATATTGGCCTCTTCCTGCTCGTCATAGGTGTTAAGGAGACCTTCGACAACCCCCTGAAGCTTTTTCATTTCGGCTATTTTAGCCTCAATCTTTTTTTCCGCCGCGTCGAGAAGGCCGTTGCGCATGTCGATTTCCTTCTCGCGCTTGTCCAGGTCCCTACGGCGGACAGCGAGCTCCTGAAGAGTTTTGACCTCGGCCTCGGTAAATTCAACGGCTTCTTCCTCAACCGCCTCATCAAGAAGGTTGGCCTCCTCATCTGACGTATCCTCGTCATCCGCTTCATCTTCAGTTTCTGCAGCATCCTCAGAGGATTGGGCACGGGATTGAGCCACCTGCAAAGAACCGGACATGGTTGAAAGGCCGTCAATGAACTGGCCGCCTTTCAGAGACAGCAACAGGACGGCGGTAAAAATAGTGAGAGGAAAGAGTCGCAACCTGAAATTCATTTATTTTCTCAAGATCAGCGGTATGACGAACACCGACAAGGGGAAGATTTATCTCGTCATACCGAGGGTTTTTAATAGTTCCTGCTCTGCCCGTGAGCGGAAAGATTCTTCGTCCTCATCAGCCGAAGCATCTAGCTTGCTTTCCTCTTGATATTCGGCTGAAGGAGACGACGTATCGCCATCTGTTTGCGGCAATTCATTCCGAGCCTCCGAAATTCGACCACCCATGCGTTCGGCAAGAGCATCACCT
This DNA window, taken from Nitrospinaceae bacterium, encodes the following:
- a CDS encoding MotE family protein, which translates into the protein MNFRLRLFPLTIFTAVLLLSLKGGQFIDGLSTMSGSLQVAQSRAQSSEDAAETEDEADDEDTSDEEANLLDEAVEEEAVEFTEAEVKTLQELAVRRRDLDKREKEIDMRNGLLDAAEKKIEAKIAEMKKLQGVVEGLLNTYDEQEEANIKSLVKIYESMKPKDAAKIFEQLDMKILLDVISRMSGNKVAAVMSKMNPTKAKSVTAELALRRYLPRSNGELGG